One window of Acipenser ruthenus chromosome 17, fAciRut3.2 maternal haplotype, whole genome shotgun sequence genomic DNA carries:
- the LOC117422867 gene encoding uncharacterized protein LOC117422867 produces MGRVEWRTCSFILTGILLAISLMPDFLEGSPIGQRQKGDEGDNENMSESGSPSMLKKLVRSRRNINWYNQHPDFWNWYKYFTDIGNQEGVNELDRVYLKYLQNRNRAEGQRSYEHYLRHLGEVYKTCASSDDPNCVTDMIAPAKPTPAKPAPIKGCDPYRDPYCQLVRVAPAPIKAPLSNHYQHYRSPVPFLSAQQASELSRICNPSDVECLQYHLRAAYGYTSEPKAPAPAPSYAYLGYDPNKAVKREVYHRYPNCDPKYDPYCVPNGPMNQMAVSPSRCNPLYDNNCNPLTASMFSSPPKPECDPYYDPSCRQEYRPKDEPALDSGCDPRYDPYCRSPGPAYGESRAEPERYPMTQGKTKEGYACYVHYDEGCYPVHSSNPSHQSAASTLQDCDPYDPSCPLYYSANNPMRSPQPQSPYHSASSPEAYHPHANPGGYREGIIEPDSDCDPEYDPNCRLRRYESKPNPPAPESHHDEPQASHDTRGDEGPSHDQPDQDPYNNYTGYEQQQEPRDQKPDHRYDEDYQKK; encoded by the exons ATGGGGCGTGTCGAATGGAGAACCTGCTCCTTCATCCTAACGGGAATACTTCTGGCAATCTCTTTAATGCCCG ACTTTCTGGAAGGCAGCCCAATAGGCCAGCGCCAGAAAGGAGATG AGGGAGACAATGAGAACATGAGTGAATCTGGATCCCCAAGCATGCTGAAAAAGCTGGTACGCTCTAGAAGAAACATCAACTGGTACAACCAGCATCCAGACTTCTGGAACTGGTACAAGTACTTCACTGACATTGGAAACCAAGAAGGA GTGAATGAGCTGGACCGGGTCTACCTGAAATACCTGCAGAACCGGAATCGGGCTGAGGGCCAGCGCTCCTATGAGCATTATCTCCGCCACCTGGGCGAAGTCTATAAAACCTGTGCAAGTTCTGATGACCCAAACTGTGTCACGGACATGATTGCCCCGGCCAAACCAACCCCTGCCAAACCTGCCCCTATAAAGGGATGCGATCCGTACAGAGACCCCTACTGCCAGCTAGTTCGAGTAGCCCCAGCACCCATCAAAGCTCCTCTTTCTAACCATTACCAGCATTACCGGTCACCTGTGCCCTTCCTGTCTGCTCAGCAGGCAAGTGAGTTATCAAGGATTTGCAACCCCTCTGATGTTGAATGCTTGCAGTACCATCTCCGTGCTGCCTATGGCTACACATCAGAACCCAAAGCCCCAGCCCCGGCTCCATCATATGCTTACCTAGGGTATGATCCAAACAAAGCAGTGAAGAGGGAAGTCTACCACCGCTACCCAAACTGTGATCCCAAATACGACCCTTACTGTGTCCCAAATGGACCAATGAACCAAATGGCTGTCTCACCAAGCCGCTGTAACCCACTTTATGATAATAATTGCAACCCTCTCACCGCCTCTATGTTCTCCAGTCCCCCAAAACCTGAGTGCGACCCTTACTACGACCCCAGTTGCAGACAGGAATACAGGCCCAAGGATGAGCCGGCGTTAGACTCAGGCTGCGATCCTCGTTACGACCCATACTGCCGCAGTCCTGGCCCTGCTTATGGTGAATCTAGAGCGGAGCCTGAGCGCTATCCCATGACCCAGGGTAAGACAAAGGAAGGCTATGCCTGCTATGTGCATTACGATGAGGGGTGCTACCCTGTCCACAGTTCAAACCCATCCCATCAGAGCGCTGCAAGCACCTTGCAGGACTGTGACCCTTATGACCCAAGTTGCCCCCTCTATTACAGTGCTAACAACCCCATGAGGTCACCTCAGCCACAGAGCCCCTACCACAGTGCTAGTTCCCCTGAAGCTTACCACCCCCACGCTAACCCTGGTGGCTACAGAGAGGGCATAATCGAGCCGGACTCTGACTGCGACCCAGAGTATGACCCCAACTGCCGTCTCCGCAGGTACGAATCCAAACCCAACCCCCCTGCCCCAGAATCCCACCACGACGAGCCCCAAGCCAGTCATGACACCAGGGGGGATGAGGGTCCCAGCCATGACCAGCCTGACCAAGACCCATACAATAACTACACAGGGTACGAGCAGCAGCAGGAACCGAGAGACCAGAAACCAGATCACAGATATGATGAGGACTATCAGAAAAAGTAA